Proteins from a genomic interval of Maylandia zebra isolate NMK-2024a linkage group LG15, Mzebra_GT3a, whole genome shotgun sequence:
- the nup43 gene encoding nucleoporin Nup43, whose product MESINAKYVSQKISKTKWRPVSHSDLQLPEIFATGSWDNEDNRISIWSIGSNLSTGMEDGFEGDPQLLCEHKHDGDVLDLQFLDQDRIVTASSTGAVTIFRHHQNSQTISVSQLWARAHRYPCDNAPCTGVVCSSPEIVTVGEDGRIVVFRADQEGVVRVIENADSSTIHAVTYLRTTEILTVNSIGQLKLWDFRQQSNSPSQILSLSGDRVPLHCVDRHPNQQHIVATGGQDGMLCVWDVRQGNTPFSLMEAHTAEMWEVHFHPTNPDHLFTCSEDGSLLHWETSSHSDMPSFLQGGRNSSMVSRSAMAPAGGKQPLISAWLSGDSSKGRLETTHMLPSQTLSVNSLDVLGPCLVCGTDGEAIFVNRQVPV is encoded by the exons ATGGAGAGTATAAACGCTAAATACGTATCCCAGAAAATCAGCAAAACGAAATGGCGGCCAGTGTCACATTCGGATCTGCAACTGCCAGAAATCTTTGCGACGGGCTCATGGGACAACGAG GACAACAGGATTTCTATTTGGTCCATTGGGAGTAATTTAAGCACTGGTATGGAAGATGGGTTTGAAGGAGACCCGCAGCTTTTATGTGAACACAAGCATGATGGAGATGTTCTTGACCTCCAG TTTTTGGACCAGGACAGAATAGTCACAGCATCATCAACAGGAGCCGTCACCATCTTTCGACACCACCAGAACAGCCAG ACCATTTCAGTGTCTCAGCTCTGGGCGAGAGCACATCGTTATCCCTGTGACAACGCCCCCTGCACCGGCGTCGTCTGCAGCAGCCCGGAGATTGTTACAGTGGGTGAAGATGGCAGGATCGTCGTCTTCAGAGCTGACCAGGAGGGAGTGGTTCGAGTCATCG AGAATGCCGACAGCAGCACAATCCATGCGGTGACTTATCTGAGGACCACAGAGATTTTGACGGTGAACTCAATCGGTCAGCTCAAACTGTGGGACTTCAGACAGCAAAGCAACTCACCGTCACAGATTCTGTCCCT GTCAGGGGATCGAGTTCCTTTACACTGCGTGGACAGACATCCGAACCAGCAGCACATCGTGGCCACAGGAGGCCAGGATGGCATGCTCTGTGTGTGGGATGTGAGACAAGGCAACACACCCTTCTCACTGATGGAGGCACACACAGCTGAAA TGTGGGAGGTCCACTTCCACCCAACCAACCCAGATCACCTGTTCACATGTTCAGAGGATGGCTCGCTGCTGCACTGGGAGACATCCTCCCATTCAGACATGCCTTCCTTCTTACAAG ggggcagaaacagcagcatggtCTCCCGCAGTGCAATGGCTCCAGCCGGAGGAAAGCAGCCCCTGATCAGCGCCTGGCTAAGTGGAGACTCCAGCAAAGGCCGCCTGGAGACGACTCACATGCTGCCCAGCCAGACGCTGTCTGTCAACAGCCTGGACGTGCTCGGTCCGTGTCTCGTGTGCGGCACTGATGGAGAGGCTATTTTTGTCAACAGACAGGTCCCGGTTTAA
- the lats1 gene encoding serine/threonine-protein kinase LATS1 isoform X1 produces MKRGEKPEGYRQRRPKTFPVTNYSGNSQQMLQEIRNSLRNLSKPSDPPKVDTGAQGKMLQEDSRQLGRSNNPKNPHHKTLQEIREALMPFKNEPNTSGLQREPRFAGLEEPSISHGVGPATDYMGKVVSNPSSAGLKPPESSHIQPAVLRRSSWKGSKEGMMYRSDSPGPPPAFPQGHPTNNQRVTPPPNRGGMPCASSWDSNPSTKRYSGNMDYLVPRISPVPQGPWPDGYSAAPQNQRGISPVPMGHQPIIMPSSGGNKFTFPPSWTQSGSSQPDYVTGGSRHPPPPYPVNQSSRHSPTDQQTGGPASSPSYHNGGNIPQSMMVPSRKSHNHELYFSGLPQSRSSQPQPSSGNGSNQDRSPSWQHNMPVRSNSLNTGSTHPTSSQPSATTVTAIIPTPILLPVKSTHVQKAKLHTAVAPTHPPWKPHVAPPPAAPAYLEPAGTVPQVVSEAPDYHGPPPPYPKHLLQQQAAPSPPGYDTGANRLSAGREDPADEESSGRGDGSREKPSESPEGGAAREEDRKQITTSPVPVRRNKKDEERRGESGRVNLYSPQAFKFFMEQHIENILKNHQQRIHRRKQLENEMQRVGLSSEAQEQMRMMLCQKESNYIRLKRAKMDKCMFKRIKTLGIGAFGEVCLARKEDTGALYAMKTLRKKDVLLRNQVAHVKAERDILAEADNEWVVRLYYSFQDKDNLYFVMEYIPGGDMMSLLIRLGIFKEELAQFYIAELTCAVESVHKMGFIHRDIKPDNILIDRDGHIKLTDFGLCTGFRWTHDSKYYQSGDHVRQDSMDFSKEWEDPANCRCTDRLKPLERRKARQHQRCLAHSLVGTPNYIAPEVLLRTGYTQLCDWWSVGVILYEMVVGQPPFLATTPLETQLKVINWKSTLHIPPQAKLSAEASDLIVKLCRGPEDRLGKNGADEIKAHPFFRSIDFSSDLRQQVAPYIPTIAHSTDTSNFDPVDPDKMWSSDGDDEDSHNDTLNCWFRNGKHPEHAFYEFTFRRFFDDNGHPYSCPKPIEYEGYEDEADSAGATQEAASSSALQGRDLVYV; encoded by the exons ATGAAAAGAGGGGAGAAACCCGAAGGATACCGGCAGAGGAGACCCAAAACGTTTCCCGTCACGAACTACAGTGGCAACAGCCAACAGATGCTGCAGGAAATACGGAACAGCCTGCGCAACCTGTCGAAACCGTCAGACCCACCTAAAGTGGACACTGGTGCACAAGGGAAGATGCTCCAAGAGGATTCAAGGCAACTGGGGCGCAGCAACAACCCCAAAAACCCTCACCACAAAACCTTACAGGAGATCCGCGAGGCCCTCATGCCTTTTAAAAATGAGCCCAACACTTCAGGCTTGCAGCGAGAACCCCGTTTTGCAGGGCTCGAGGAG CCAAGCATCAGTCACGGTGTAGGGCCGGCTACAGACTACATGGGTAAGGTTGTTTCCAACCCCAGCTCTGCAGGCCTCAAACCCCCAG aGTCTTCTCACATCCAGCCGGCTGTCCTGAGGAGGTCGAGCTGGAAGGGCTCTAAGGAAGGAATGATGTACCGATCCGACAGCCCTGGACCGCCTCCTGCCTTCCCACAGGGCCACCCTACAAACAACCAGAGGGTCACACCTCCACCAAACCGCGGTGGCATGCCTTGTGCGTCATCCTGGGACAGCAACCCATCAACAAAGCGGTACTCTGGAAACATGGATTACCTTGTGCCACGCATTTCTCCAGTACCCCAGGGGCCGTGGCCTGATGGGTACAGCGCAGCACCTCAGAATCAACGTGGGATCAGCCCAGTGCCCATGGGCCACCAGCCCATCATAATGCCAAGCTCTGGGGGTAATAAGTTCACCTTTCCCCCTAGCTGGACTCAGAGTGGCTCCTCTCAGCCAGACTACGTGACAGGGGGCAGCAGACATCCCCCTCCTCCGTACCCGGTCAACCAGAGTAGCCGGCACAGTCCCACTGATCAGCAGACAGGAGGACCTGCATCCTCGCCTTCTTACCACAATGGAGGGAATATCCCTCAGTCCATGATGGTTCCCAGCCGGAAAAGCCACAACCATGAGTTGTACTTTTCTGGTCTTCCTCAGTCCAGGTCCAGCCAGCCCCAACCTTCCTCCGGCAACGGCAGCAACCAGGACCGCTCTCCATCATGGCAACATAATATGCCAGTCCGCTCCAATTCTTTGAACACCGGATCTACTCACCCGACCAGCTCACAGCCCTCTGCCACCACAGTCACTGCCATCATACCGACTCCCATTCTTCTGCCGGTGAAAAGCACCCATGTTCAGAAAGCCAAACTGCACACTGCTGTCGCTCCAACACATCCTCCATGGAAACCGCACGTTGCACCACCTCCTGCTGCGCCTGCCTACCTAGAACCCGCAGGTACAGTCCCGCAGGTCGTATCTGAAGCACCTGACTATCACGGACCTCCTCCCCCTTACCCTAAGCACCTCCTCCAACAGCAGGCTGCACCCAGCCCACCAGGGTATGACACAGGGGCCAACAGGCTCAGTGCAGGCAGAGAGGATCCTGCTGATGAGGAGAGCAGCGGCCGGGGGGACGGCTCGAGGGAAAAACCATCAGAAAGCCCAGAGGGTGGAGCAGCAAGAGAGGAGGACAGGAAGCAAATCACTACATCGCCTGTTCCGGTCCGACGCAACAAGAAAGACGAAGAGCGGAGAGGGGAGTCGGGAAGAGTCAATTTGTATTCCCCACAGGCCTTCAAGTTCTTCATGGAGCAACACATAGAGAACATCCTGAAGAACCACCAGCAGCGGATTCACAGAAGGAAGCAACTGGAAAATGAGATGCAAAGG GTGGGTTTGTCTTCAGAAGCCCAGGAGCAGATGCGTATGATGCTCTGTCAAAAGGAATCTAACTACATTCGGTTAAAACGAGCTAAGATGGACAAGTGCATGTTCAAACGGATCAAGACCCTCGGCATCGGCGCCTTCGGCGAGGTCTGCTTGGCCAGAAAAGAGGACACAGGAGCGCTGTACGCCATGAAGACTCTCCGCAAGAAGGACGTGCTCCTGAGAAACCAGGTGGCTCACGTCAAGGCTGAGAGGGACATTCTGGCAGAGGCCGACAATGAGTGGGTAGTGCGTCTCTACTACTCTTTCCAAGATAAGGACAACCTGTACTTCGTTATGGAGTACATCCCCGGAGGGGACATGATGAGCCTTCTCATCAGACTCGGCATCTTTAAAGAAGAGCTGGCTCAGTTTTACATCGCAGAGCTCACCTGCGCTGTGGAGAGCGTCCACAAGATGGGCTTCATCCACCGAGACATCAAGCCTGACAACATCCTCATAGACAGAGACGGTCACATAAAGCTGACAGACTTCGGTCTTTGCACTGGTTTCCGCTGGACCCACGACTCGAAGTATTACCAGAGCG GGGACCACGTGAGGCAGGACAGCATGGACTTCAGTAAGGAATGGGAGGATCCAGCCAACTGCCGCTGTACAGACCGCCTGAAGCCTCTGGAAAGGAGAAAGGCCCGGCAGCACCAGCGTTGTCTGGCCCATTCGCTCGTGGGGACACCCAACTATATCGCACCAGAAGTGCTGCTTCGAACAG GATACACCCAGCTCTGTGATTGGTGGAGTGTAGGAGTGATCTTGTATGAAATGGTTGTTGGACAGCCTCCTTTCTTAGCAACCACACCCCTGGAGACGCAGCTAAAG GTGATAAACTGGAAGAGCACGCTGCACATTCCCCCGCAGGCCAAGCTCAGCGCAGAGGCATCGGATCTCATCGTTAAACTGTGCCGCGGCCCTGAGGACCGCCTCGGTAAGAACGGCGCGGATGAAATCAAAGCCCATCCTTTCTTCAGAAGCATCGATTTCTCCAGCGACCTCAGACAGCAGGTGGCACCATACATCCCCACCATCGCCCACTCCACGGACACCTCCAACTTCGATCCAGTGGACCCGGATAAAATGTGGAGCAGCGACGGCGACGACGAGGACAGCCATAACGACACGCTAAACTGTTGGTTCCGCAACGGAAAGCACCCCGAGCACGCCTTCTACGAGTTTACCTTCCGGCGCTTCTTTGACGACAACGGCCATCCGTACAGCTGCCCCAAGCCCATCGAGTACGAGGGCTACGAGGACGAGGCCGACTCGGCGGGCGCCACACAAGAGGCCGCCAGCTCCTCGGCGTTACAGGGACGAGACCTGGTCTACGTATAG
- the lats1 gene encoding serine/threonine-protein kinase LATS1 isoform X2: MKRGEKPEGYRQRRPKTFPVTNYSGNSQQMLQEIRNSLRNLSKPSDPPKVDTGAQGKMLQEDSRQLGRSNNPKNPHHKTLQEIREALMPFKNEPNTSGLQREPRFAGLEEPSISHGVGPATDYMGKVVSNPSSAGLKPPESSHIQPAVLRRSSWKGSKEGMMYRSDSPGPPPAFPQGHPTNNQRVTPPPNRGGMPCASSWDSNPSTKRYSGNMDYLVPRISPVPQGPWPDGYSAAPQNQRGISPVPMGHQPIIMPSSGGNKFTFPPSWTQSGSSQPDYVTGGSRHPPPPYPVNQSSRHSPTDQQTGGPASSPSYHNGGNIPQSMMLYFSGLPQSRSSQPQPSSGNGSNQDRSPSWQHNMPVRSNSLNTGSTHPTSSQPSATTVTAIIPTPILLPVKSTHVQKAKLHTAVAPTHPPWKPHVAPPPAAPAYLEPAGTVPQVVSEAPDYHGPPPPYPKHLLQQQAAPSPPGYDTGANRLSAGREDPADEESSGRGDGSREKPSESPEGGAAREEDRKQITTSPVPVRRNKKDEERRGESGRVNLYSPQAFKFFMEQHIENILKNHQQRIHRRKQLENEMQRVGLSSEAQEQMRMMLCQKESNYIRLKRAKMDKCMFKRIKTLGIGAFGEVCLARKEDTGALYAMKTLRKKDVLLRNQVAHVKAERDILAEADNEWVVRLYYSFQDKDNLYFVMEYIPGGDMMSLLIRLGIFKEELAQFYIAELTCAVESVHKMGFIHRDIKPDNILIDRDGHIKLTDFGLCTGFRWTHDSKYYQSGDHVRQDSMDFSKEWEDPANCRCTDRLKPLERRKARQHQRCLAHSLVGTPNYIAPEVLLRTGYTQLCDWWSVGVILYEMVVGQPPFLATTPLETQLKVINWKSTLHIPPQAKLSAEASDLIVKLCRGPEDRLGKNGADEIKAHPFFRSIDFSSDLRQQVAPYIPTIAHSTDTSNFDPVDPDKMWSSDGDDEDSHNDTLNCWFRNGKHPEHAFYEFTFRRFFDDNGHPYSCPKPIEYEGYEDEADSAGATQEAASSSALQGRDLVYV, translated from the exons ATGAAAAGAGGGGAGAAACCCGAAGGATACCGGCAGAGGAGACCCAAAACGTTTCCCGTCACGAACTACAGTGGCAACAGCCAACAGATGCTGCAGGAAATACGGAACAGCCTGCGCAACCTGTCGAAACCGTCAGACCCACCTAAAGTGGACACTGGTGCACAAGGGAAGATGCTCCAAGAGGATTCAAGGCAACTGGGGCGCAGCAACAACCCCAAAAACCCTCACCACAAAACCTTACAGGAGATCCGCGAGGCCCTCATGCCTTTTAAAAATGAGCCCAACACTTCAGGCTTGCAGCGAGAACCCCGTTTTGCAGGGCTCGAGGAG CCAAGCATCAGTCACGGTGTAGGGCCGGCTACAGACTACATGGGTAAGGTTGTTTCCAACCCCAGCTCTGCAGGCCTCAAACCCCCAG aGTCTTCTCACATCCAGCCGGCTGTCCTGAGGAGGTCGAGCTGGAAGGGCTCTAAGGAAGGAATGATGTACCGATCCGACAGCCCTGGACCGCCTCCTGCCTTCCCACAGGGCCACCCTACAAACAACCAGAGGGTCACACCTCCACCAAACCGCGGTGGCATGCCTTGTGCGTCATCCTGGGACAGCAACCCATCAACAAAGCGGTACTCTGGAAACATGGATTACCTTGTGCCACGCATTTCTCCAGTACCCCAGGGGCCGTGGCCTGATGGGTACAGCGCAGCACCTCAGAATCAACGTGGGATCAGCCCAGTGCCCATGGGCCACCAGCCCATCATAATGCCAAGCTCTGGGGGTAATAAGTTCACCTTTCCCCCTAGCTGGACTCAGAGTGGCTCCTCTCAGCCAGACTACGTGACAGGGGGCAGCAGACATCCCCCTCCTCCGTACCCGGTCAACCAGAGTAGCCGGCACAGTCCCACTGATCAGCAGACAGGAGGACCTGCATCCTCGCCTTCTTACCACAATGGAGGGAATATCCCTCAGTCCATGATG TTGTACTTTTCTGGTCTTCCTCAGTCCAGGTCCAGCCAGCCCCAACCTTCCTCCGGCAACGGCAGCAACCAGGACCGCTCTCCATCATGGCAACATAATATGCCAGTCCGCTCCAATTCTTTGAACACCGGATCTACTCACCCGACCAGCTCACAGCCCTCTGCCACCACAGTCACTGCCATCATACCGACTCCCATTCTTCTGCCGGTGAAAAGCACCCATGTTCAGAAAGCCAAACTGCACACTGCTGTCGCTCCAACACATCCTCCATGGAAACCGCACGTTGCACCACCTCCTGCTGCGCCTGCCTACCTAGAACCCGCAGGTACAGTCCCGCAGGTCGTATCTGAAGCACCTGACTATCACGGACCTCCTCCCCCTTACCCTAAGCACCTCCTCCAACAGCAGGCTGCACCCAGCCCACCAGGGTATGACACAGGGGCCAACAGGCTCAGTGCAGGCAGAGAGGATCCTGCTGATGAGGAGAGCAGCGGCCGGGGGGACGGCTCGAGGGAAAAACCATCAGAAAGCCCAGAGGGTGGAGCAGCAAGAGAGGAGGACAGGAAGCAAATCACTACATCGCCTGTTCCGGTCCGACGCAACAAGAAAGACGAAGAGCGGAGAGGGGAGTCGGGAAGAGTCAATTTGTATTCCCCACAGGCCTTCAAGTTCTTCATGGAGCAACACATAGAGAACATCCTGAAGAACCACCAGCAGCGGATTCACAGAAGGAAGCAACTGGAAAATGAGATGCAAAGG GTGGGTTTGTCTTCAGAAGCCCAGGAGCAGATGCGTATGATGCTCTGTCAAAAGGAATCTAACTACATTCGGTTAAAACGAGCTAAGATGGACAAGTGCATGTTCAAACGGATCAAGACCCTCGGCATCGGCGCCTTCGGCGAGGTCTGCTTGGCCAGAAAAGAGGACACAGGAGCGCTGTACGCCATGAAGACTCTCCGCAAGAAGGACGTGCTCCTGAGAAACCAGGTGGCTCACGTCAAGGCTGAGAGGGACATTCTGGCAGAGGCCGACAATGAGTGGGTAGTGCGTCTCTACTACTCTTTCCAAGATAAGGACAACCTGTACTTCGTTATGGAGTACATCCCCGGAGGGGACATGATGAGCCTTCTCATCAGACTCGGCATCTTTAAAGAAGAGCTGGCTCAGTTTTACATCGCAGAGCTCACCTGCGCTGTGGAGAGCGTCCACAAGATGGGCTTCATCCACCGAGACATCAAGCCTGACAACATCCTCATAGACAGAGACGGTCACATAAAGCTGACAGACTTCGGTCTTTGCACTGGTTTCCGCTGGACCCACGACTCGAAGTATTACCAGAGCG GGGACCACGTGAGGCAGGACAGCATGGACTTCAGTAAGGAATGGGAGGATCCAGCCAACTGCCGCTGTACAGACCGCCTGAAGCCTCTGGAAAGGAGAAAGGCCCGGCAGCACCAGCGTTGTCTGGCCCATTCGCTCGTGGGGACACCCAACTATATCGCACCAGAAGTGCTGCTTCGAACAG GATACACCCAGCTCTGTGATTGGTGGAGTGTAGGAGTGATCTTGTATGAAATGGTTGTTGGACAGCCTCCTTTCTTAGCAACCACACCCCTGGAGACGCAGCTAAAG GTGATAAACTGGAAGAGCACGCTGCACATTCCCCCGCAGGCCAAGCTCAGCGCAGAGGCATCGGATCTCATCGTTAAACTGTGCCGCGGCCCTGAGGACCGCCTCGGTAAGAACGGCGCGGATGAAATCAAAGCCCATCCTTTCTTCAGAAGCATCGATTTCTCCAGCGACCTCAGACAGCAGGTGGCACCATACATCCCCACCATCGCCCACTCCACGGACACCTCCAACTTCGATCCAGTGGACCCGGATAAAATGTGGAGCAGCGACGGCGACGACGAGGACAGCCATAACGACACGCTAAACTGTTGGTTCCGCAACGGAAAGCACCCCGAGCACGCCTTCTACGAGTTTACCTTCCGGCGCTTCTTTGACGACAACGGCCATCCGTACAGCTGCCCCAAGCCCATCGAGTACGAGGGCTACGAGGACGAGGCCGACTCGGCGGGCGCCACACAAGAGGCCGCCAGCTCCTCGGCGTTACAGGGACGAGACCTGGTCTACGTATAG